The Alphaproteobacteria bacterium genome contains a region encoding:
- a CDS encoding DsbA family protein — MGTIDYWFSVGSTYNFLSLMRLDEIEKKYGVQFRWRPFSMWKILHEMGHVPFADKPAKLAYMWRDIARRAEARGIKAKLPAPYPAKRIAFGIQVAFLGMREGWGKEFVKNSYTRLYFHGEEPYEDPGLSDTLNRLGQDVARVLQTADGEDNLRLLEEETNEARRLGLFGSPSFVVDGEVFWGDDRLEDAIAWRQHGTLKR; from the coding sequence ATGGGTACCATCGACTACTGGTTCTCCGTAGGCTCGACGTACAATTTCCTGTCGTTAATGCGCCTCGACGAAATTGAGAAGAAGTACGGCGTGCAGTTTCGCTGGCGGCCCTTCAGCATGTGGAAGATCCTTCACGAAATGGGCCACGTTCCGTTCGCCGACAAGCCAGCGAAGTTGGCCTATATGTGGCGCGACATCGCCAGGAGGGCAGAGGCTCGCGGCATTAAGGCTAAGCTGCCCGCGCCCTATCCAGCGAAGCGCATCGCCTTCGGCATCCAAGTCGCCTTCCTCGGCATGCGTGAGGGTTGGGGCAAGGAGTTTGTCAAGAACAGCTACACCCGATTGTATTTTCACGGCGAGGAGCCGTACGAGGATCCCGGACTCTCCGACACGCTGAACAGATTGGGACAGGACGTCGCCCGCGTCCTACAGACAGCGGATGGCGAAGACAACCTCCGGCTGCTCGAAGAGGAAACGAACGAAGCACGACGGCTCGGGCTGTTCGGCTCGCCAAGCTTCGTGGTCGACGGCGAAGTGTTTTGGGGAGACGATCGTCTCGAGGACGCGATCGCCTGGCGGCAACACGGAACATTGAAGCGATAG
- the cimA gene encoding citramalate synthase: MADDKRVYLFDTTLRDGAQTQGVDFSVADKVAIARALDEIGIDYIEGGWPGANPTDDRFFAAPPNFRRSKFVAFGMTRRAGRSASNDPGLNALVGTKARTVCMVGKTWDFHVDVALELGRTEYVEMIADSVAFAKSRTEEVMFDAEHFFDGFKANRDYALTCVREAHAAGARWVVLCDTNGGTLPHEIERIVGEVTREIPGTSLGIHTHNDTENAVANTLAAVNAGVRQVQGTINGLGERCGNANMIALIPNLALKMGFDVGMNGEKIATLTHLSRLLDERLNIAPNRSAAYVGTRAFAHKGGLHVSAVEKDPRTYEHIDPEIVGNQRIIVVSDQAGRSNVVARFRQIGLEIDPKSPDVSRLLEIVKEREANGYAYDGADASFELLARRELHTVPDYFALQSFRVLAERRWNARGELITLSEATVKLDVAGRHLMEVGEGNGPVNALDQALRKALLPHYAELGDMALVDFKVRILDSAGGTAAVTRVMIESEDGEDRRWTTIGVSPNIIDAAYNALYDAITYKLFRDGATVAA; the protein is encoded by the coding sequence GTGGCCGACGACAAGCGCGTCTATCTGTTCGACACCACGTTGCGCGACGGCGCGCAGACGCAGGGTGTCGATTTCTCGGTGGCCGACAAGGTCGCCATTGCCCGCGCGCTGGACGAGATCGGCATCGACTACATCGAGGGCGGCTGGCCGGGCGCCAACCCGACCGACGATCGCTTCTTCGCCGCACCTCCCAACTTCAGGCGCTCGAAGTTCGTCGCCTTCGGCATGACGCGGCGTGCCGGGCGCAGCGCCTCGAACGATCCCGGGCTCAACGCCCTGGTCGGCACCAAGGCACGTACTGTGTGCATGGTCGGCAAGACCTGGGACTTCCACGTCGACGTCGCGCTCGAGCTGGGCCGCACCGAATACGTCGAGATGATCGCCGACTCGGTGGCCTTCGCGAAGAGCCGCACCGAGGAGGTGATGTTCGACGCCGAGCATTTCTTCGACGGCTTCAAGGCCAATCGCGACTACGCGCTGACCTGCGTGCGCGAGGCGCACGCCGCCGGCGCGCGCTGGGTCGTGCTCTGCGACACCAACGGCGGCACGCTGCCGCACGAGATCGAGCGCATCGTCGGCGAGGTCACCCGCGAGATTCCCGGCACGTCGCTGGGCATCCACACCCACAACGACACCGAGAACGCGGTGGCCAACACGCTGGCCGCGGTCAACGCGGGCGTGCGCCAGGTGCAGGGCACGATCAACGGGCTGGGAGAGCGCTGCGGCAATGCCAACATGATCGCGCTCATTCCGAACCTGGCGCTGAAGATGGGCTTCGACGTCGGCATGAACGGCGAGAAGATCGCCACGCTCACGCACCTCTCGCGCCTGCTCGACGAGCGGCTCAACATCGCGCCCAACCGCAGCGCGGCCTATGTCGGCACGCGCGCCTTCGCGCACAAGGGCGGCCTGCACGTCTCGGCGGTCGAGAAGGATCCGCGCACCTACGAGCACATCGATCCGGAGATCGTCGGCAACCAGCGCATCATCGTCGTCTCCGACCAGGCCGGCCGCTCCAATGTCGTCGCGCGCTTCCGCCAGATCGGGCTGGAGATCGATCCGAAGAGCCCCGATGTCTCCAGGCTGCTGGAGATCGTCAAGGAGCGCGAAGCCAACGGCTACGCCTATGACGGCGCCGACGCCTCCTTCGAGCTGCTGGCACGGCGCGAGCTGCACACGGTGCCGGACTATTTCGCGCTGCAGAGCTTCCGCGTGCTGGCCGAGCGGCGCTGGAACGCACGTGGCGAGCTGATCACACTCTCCGAGGCGACGGTGAAGCTCGACGTCGCCGGCCGGCACCTCATGGAGGTCGGCGAAGGCAATGGCCCGGTCAACGCGCTCGACCAGGCGCTGCGCAAGGCGCTGCTGCCGCACTATGCCGAGCTCGGCGACATGGCGCTGGTGGACTTCAAGGTGCGTATCCTCGACTCCGCCGGCGGCACCGCGGCGGTGACGCGCGTGATGATCGAGAGCGAGGACGGCGAGGACCGTCGCTGGACCACCATCGGCGTGTCGCCCAACATCATCGACGCCGCCTACAACGCGCTCTACGACGCCATCACCTACAAGCTGTTTCGCGACGGCGCGACGGTGGCGGCCTGA
- a CDS encoding lysophospholipase: MRTASYILPADDDYALHVHRWLPDGEPRAVVQIAHGLGEHAGRYARFAQALTDAGWAVHANDHRGHGLTAPTADDLGFFAEHDGWRRVLADMALLRKRVAADHPGLPVAIFGHSMGSFLTQWTIAERGADYAGAVLCGSNGKPPPIATLGKLIARFERWRLGPRGRSSLLLTLSFADFNKRFRPNRTDADWLSRDTAEVDAYVADRLCGFVPTGQLWIDLIGGVARQTDPALVGRIPKELPILVIAGTADPVSDGAKGLPSLLIAYRDAGLRNVTHRFYDDARHELLNETNRDEITADTLRWLRDVLTPAPRG; the protein is encoded by the coding sequence ATGCGCACCGCCTCCTACATCCTGCCGGCCGACGACGACTACGCCCTGCATGTCCATCGCTGGCTGCCGGACGGCGAGCCCCGGGCCGTGGTGCAGATCGCCCATGGGCTGGGCGAGCATGCCGGCCGCTACGCCCGCTTCGCCCAGGCGCTGACCGACGCCGGCTGGGCGGTGCACGCCAACGACCATCGCGGGCACGGCCTGACCGCGCCCACGGCTGACGATCTGGGCTTCTTCGCCGAGCACGATGGCTGGCGCCGCGTGCTCGCCGACATGGCGCTGCTGCGCAAGCGCGTCGCGGCCGACCATCCGGGCCTGCCGGTGGCGATCTTCGGCCATTCCATGGGCTCGTTCCTGACTCAGTGGACGATCGCCGAGCGCGGCGCAGACTATGCCGGCGCGGTGCTCTGCGGCTCCAACGGCAAGCCCCCGCCGATCGCCACCCTGGGCAAGCTGATCGCCCGCTTCGAGCGCTGGCGGCTGGGCCCGCGCGGGCGCAGCTCGCTGCTGCTCACGCTGTCCTTCGCCGACTTCAACAAGCGCTTCCGGCCCAACCGCACCGACGCCGACTGGCTGTCGCGCGATACGGCCGAGGTCGACGCCTATGTCGCCGACAGGCTGTGCGGCTTCGTGCCCACCGGCCAGCTCTGGATCGACTTGATCGGCGGCGTCGCGCGACAGACCGACCCGGCGCTGGTCGGCCGGATCCCCAAGGAGCTGCCGATCCTCGTCATCGCCGGCACTGCCGACCCGGTGAGCGATGGCGCGAAAGGCCTGCCGTCACTGCTGATCGCCTATCGCGACGCTGGCCTGCGCAACGTCACGCACCGCTTCTACGACGACGCCCGCCACGAGCTGCTCAACGAGACCAACCGCGACGAGATCACCGCCGATACCCTGCGGTGGCTGCGCGACGTCCTCACGCCAGCACCGCGCGGTTGA